The following are encoded together in the Oreochromis niloticus isolate F11D_XX linkage group LG12, O_niloticus_UMD_NMBU, whole genome shotgun sequence genome:
- the ap1b1 gene encoding AP-1 complex subunit beta-1 isoform X2, whose protein sequence is MQEWANQLCENRQFGSKMTDSKYFTTTKKGEIFELKAELNSDKKEKKKEAVKKVIASMTVGKDVSALFPDVVNCMQTDNLELKKLVYLYLMNYAKSQPDMAIMAVNTFVKDCEDPNPLIRALAVRTMGCIRVDKITEYLCEPLRKCLKDEDPYVRKTAAVCVAKLHDINAQLVEDQGFLDTLKDLISDSNPMVVANAVAALSEIAESHPNSNLMDLNPQTINKLLTALNECTEWGQIFILDCLANYTPRDDRESQSICERVTPRLSHANSAVVLSAVKVLMKFMEMLPKDLDYYGTLLKKLAPPLVTLLSAEPELQYVALRNINLIVQRRPEILKHEMKVFFVKYNDPIYVKLEKLDIMIRLASQANIAQVLAELKEYATEVDVDFVRKAVRAIGRCAIKVEQSAERCVSTLLDLIQTKVNYVVQEAIVVIKDIFRKYPNKYESVIATLCENLDSLDEPEARAAMIWIVGEYAERIDNADELLESFLEGFHDESTQVQLQLLTAIVKLFLKKPTETQELVQQVLSLATQDSDNPDLRDRGYIYWRLLSTDPVAAKEVVLAEKPLISEETDLIEPTLLEELICHIGTLASVYHKPPSAFVEGSRGVQHKRLPGSTESGESESPDTASAAAVSDAPPAVIPSQGDLLGDLLNLDLTPPTTTGPPPPASSGMQMGAMDLLGGGLDSLPPIPLRMDTPQSPQLPHQSPSPPDYSPTELGGDLGGSPAIGAGFGAPPAAMPASFSAPVSGGLDDLFDLGGGVGMPMGAYSAPKTVWLPAMKAKGLEISGTFARRSGVIQMEMTLTNKAMSVMTDFAIQFNRNSFGLAPAGPLQVLTPLNPNQSIEVTLPLNTVGPVMKMEPLNNLQVAVKNNIDVFYFSCQYPISMLFVEDGKMERQVFLATWKDIPNDNEAQFQIKDCHLSSDAASNKLQGSNIFTIAKRTVDGQDMLYQSMKLTNGIWVLAEMRVQAGNPVYTVSLKCRAAEVSQWVFQSYEAVLKN, encoded by the exons ATGCAGGAGTGGGCAAATCAGTTATGC GAGAATCGACAATTTGGATCCAAGATGACGGACTCCAAGTACTTCACCACTACTAAGAAAG GGGAGATCTTTGAGCTCAAAGCAGAGCTCAATAGTGataagaaagagaagaagaaggaggctGTAAAGAAGGTCATTGCATCCATGACAGTGGGCAAGGATGTCAG TGCTCTGTTCCCAGATGTTGTGAACTGCATGCAGACAGATAAcctggaactgaagaagctgGTCTACCTCTACTTGATGAACTACGCAAAAAGCCAGCCAGACATGGCGATCATGGCTGTTAACACCTTTGTGAAG GACTGTGAAGACCCCAACCCTCTGATCCGGGCTCTTGCTGTTCGTACCATGGGCTGCATCCGTGTGGACAAGATCACAGAGTACCTCTGCGAGCCTTTGAGAAAATGTCTGAAGGATGAAGACCCATACGTGAGGAAGACGGCTGCTGTTTGTGTAGCAAAGCTTCATGATATCAATGCCCAGTTGGTGGAGGATCAAGGCTTCCTGGACACCCTTAAAGATCTCATCTCTGACTCCAACCCTATG GTTGTAGCAAATGCAGTAGCAGCGCTGTCTGAGATTGCTGAGTCTCATCCCAATAGTAATCTAATGGACCTGAACCCTCAGACCATAAACAAGTTGCTGACAGCTCTTAATGAGTGCACAGAGTGGGGACAGATATTCATCCTTGACTGTCTGGCCAATTACACACCTCGTGATGACCGGGAGTCCCAAAG CATCTGTGAGCGTGTGACCCCACGGCTCTCGCATGCCAACTCTGCAGTGGTGTTGTCAGCGGTTAAAGTTTTAATGAAGTTCATGGAGATGCTGCCCAAAGACTTGGACTATTATGGCACTTTACTGAAGAAGCTCGCCCCTCCACTGGTTACTCTCCTCTCTGCTGAGCCTGAGTTGCAGTATGTGGCGCTGAGAAATATCAATCTCATTGTCCAGAGACG CCCGGAGATCCTGAAGCACGAAATGAAGGTTTTCTTTGTCAAGTACAATGACCCCATCTATGTCAAACTGGAGAAGCTGGACATTATGATTCGCCTAGCATCTCAAGCCAATATTGCTCAG GTGCTGGCAGAGTTGAAGGAGTATGCCACTGAGGTGGATGTGGACTTTGTGCGTAAAGCGGTCAGAGCCATTGGCCGCTGTGCCATCAAAGTTGAG CAATCAGCCGAGCGCTGTGTCAGCACACTGCTAGACCTCATCCAGACTAAGGTCAACTATGTGGTGCAAGAGGCCATTGTGGTCATCAAGGACATCTTCCGCAAGTACCCTAACAA GTACGAGAGTGTGATTGCCACTCTGTGTGAAAATCTGGACTCTCTGGATGAGCCGGAGGCGCGTGCCGCCATGATCTGGATTGTAGGAGAGTACGCCGAGCGCATCGACAATGCTGATGAGCTGCTGGAGAGCTTTTTGGAGGGTTTCCATGATGAAAGCACTCAG GTGCAGTTGCAGCTCCTGACTGCAATCGTCAAATTGTTCCTGAAAAAGCCAACGGAGACCCAAGAGCTGGTGCAGCAGGTGCTAAGCCTAGCCACACAG gactctgaTAACCCAGACCTAAGAGACCGAGGCTACATCTACTGGCGTCTGCTCTCGACAGACCCTGTGGCTGCCAAAGAGGTGGTTCTGGCTGAGAAGCCGCTGATCTCTGAGGAGACAGATCTGATTGAGCCTACACTGCTGGAGGAACTTATCTGCCACATTGGTACTCTGGCCTCTGTCTACCACAAGCCACCCAGTGCCTTTGTTGAGGGCAGCCGCGGAGTTCAGCACAAGAGACTCCCTGGCAGTACTGAATC tGGGGAGAGTGAGAGCCCTGACAcagcttctgctgctgcagtttcTGATGCCCCTCCGGCTGTCATCCCATCCCAGGGAGACCTGCTGGGAGATCTTCTCAATCTCGACCTGACACCTCCCACCACCACTggaccaccaccaccagcctcTAGTGGCATGCAAATGGGTGCTATGGACCTTCTTGGAGGAGGACTTGACAGCCTG CCACCCATTCCCCTGCGGATGGACACTCCTCAGTCACCTCAGCTCCCACATCAATCCCCATCGCCCCCAGATTACAGCCCCACTGAG CTTGGAGGAGACCTTGGTGGAAGTCCTGCT ATTGGGGCTGGTTTTGGTGCTCCCCCAGCTGCAATGCCAGCCTCTTTCAGTGCCCCTGTCAGCGGCGGTCTGGATGACCTGTTTGATCTCGGAGGTGGAGTTGGTATGCCTATGGGAGCCTACAGCGCCCCCAAAACT GTTTGGCTTCCAGCTATGAAGGCCAAGGGCTTGGAGATATCAGGCACTTTCGCCCGCCGATCTGGGGTCATCCAAATGGAGATGACCCTCACCAATAAAGCTATGAGTGTCATGACTGATTTTGCTATACAGTTTAACAGAAACAG CTTTGGTCTCGCTCCAGCTGGTCCACTGCAGGTTCTGACTCCTCTAAACCCAAACCAGAGTATTGAAGTGACTCTTCCCCTCAATACTGTGGGACCTGTCATGAAGATGGAGCCTCTTAACAACTTGCAG GTGGCTGTTAAGAACAACATTGACGTATTCTACTTCAGCTGCCAGTACCCCATCAGCATGCTGTTTGTAGAGGACGGGAAGATGG AGCGGCAAGTTTTTCTTGCTACATGGAAAGACATTCCTAATGACAATGAGGCCCAGTTTCAGATCAAAGACTGTCATCTCAGCTCAG ATGCAGCATCCAACAAACTGCAGGGTAGCAACATCTTCACCATAGCCAAGCGCACAGTGGACGGTCAGGACATGCTGTATCAGTCCATGAAGCTCACCAATGGCATCTGGGTGCTGGCTGAGATGAGGGTGCAGGCAGGaaacccagtctacaca
- the ap1b1 gene encoding AP-1 complex subunit beta-1 isoform X3 codes for MTDSKYFTTTKKGEIFELKAELNSDKKEKKKEAVKKVIASMTVGKDVSALFPDVVNCMQTDNLELKKLVYLYLMNYAKSQPDMAIMAVNTFVKDCEDPNPLIRALAVRTMGCIRVDKITEYLCEPLRKCLKDEDPYVRKTAAVCVAKLHDINAQLVEDQGFLDTLKDLISDSNPMVVANAVAALSEIAESHPNSNLMDLNPQTINKLLTALNECTEWGQIFILDCLANYTPRDDRESQSICERVTPRLSHANSAVVLSAVKVLMKFMEMLPKDLDYYGTLLKKLAPPLVTLLSAEPELQYVALRNINLIVQRRPEILKHEMKVFFVKYNDPIYVKLEKLDIMIRLASQANIAQVLAELKEYATEVDVDFVRKAVRAIGRCAIKVEQSAERCVSTLLDLIQTKVNYVVQEAIVVIKDIFRKYPNKYESVIATLCENLDSLDEPEARAAMIWIVGEYAERIDNADELLESFLEGFHDESTQVQLQLLTAIVKLFLKKPTETQELVQQVLSLATQDSDNPDLRDRGYIYWRLLSTDPVAAKEVVLAEKPLISEETDLIEPTLLEELICHIGTLASVYHKPPSAFVEGSRGVQHKRLPGSTESGESESPDTASAAAVSDAPPAVIPSQGDLLGDLLNLDLTPPTTTGPPPPASSGMQMGAMDLLGGGLDSLMGDESEPPPIPLRMDTPQSPQLPHQSPSPPDYSPTELGGDLGGSPAIGAGFGAPPAAMPASFSAPVSGGLDDLFDLGGGVGMPMGAYSAPKTVWLPAMKAKGLEISGTFARRSGVIQMEMTLTNKAMSVMTDFAIQFNRNSFGLAPAGPLQVLTPLNPNQSIEVTLPLNTVGPVMKMEPLNNLQVAVKNNIDVFYFSCQYPISMLFVEDGKMERQVFLATWKDIPNDNEAQFQIKDCHLSSDAASNKLQGSNIFTIAKRTVDGQDMLYQSMKLTNGIWVLAEMRVQAGNPVYTVSLKCRAAEVSQWVFQSYEAVLKN; via the exons ATGACGGACTCCAAGTACTTCACCACTACTAAGAAAG GGGAGATCTTTGAGCTCAAAGCAGAGCTCAATAGTGataagaaagagaagaagaaggaggctGTAAAGAAGGTCATTGCATCCATGACAGTGGGCAAGGATGTCAG TGCTCTGTTCCCAGATGTTGTGAACTGCATGCAGACAGATAAcctggaactgaagaagctgGTCTACCTCTACTTGATGAACTACGCAAAAAGCCAGCCAGACATGGCGATCATGGCTGTTAACACCTTTGTGAAG GACTGTGAAGACCCCAACCCTCTGATCCGGGCTCTTGCTGTTCGTACCATGGGCTGCATCCGTGTGGACAAGATCACAGAGTACCTCTGCGAGCCTTTGAGAAAATGTCTGAAGGATGAAGACCCATACGTGAGGAAGACGGCTGCTGTTTGTGTAGCAAAGCTTCATGATATCAATGCCCAGTTGGTGGAGGATCAAGGCTTCCTGGACACCCTTAAAGATCTCATCTCTGACTCCAACCCTATG GTTGTAGCAAATGCAGTAGCAGCGCTGTCTGAGATTGCTGAGTCTCATCCCAATAGTAATCTAATGGACCTGAACCCTCAGACCATAAACAAGTTGCTGACAGCTCTTAATGAGTGCACAGAGTGGGGACAGATATTCATCCTTGACTGTCTGGCCAATTACACACCTCGTGATGACCGGGAGTCCCAAAG CATCTGTGAGCGTGTGACCCCACGGCTCTCGCATGCCAACTCTGCAGTGGTGTTGTCAGCGGTTAAAGTTTTAATGAAGTTCATGGAGATGCTGCCCAAAGACTTGGACTATTATGGCACTTTACTGAAGAAGCTCGCCCCTCCACTGGTTACTCTCCTCTCTGCTGAGCCTGAGTTGCAGTATGTGGCGCTGAGAAATATCAATCTCATTGTCCAGAGACG CCCGGAGATCCTGAAGCACGAAATGAAGGTTTTCTTTGTCAAGTACAATGACCCCATCTATGTCAAACTGGAGAAGCTGGACATTATGATTCGCCTAGCATCTCAAGCCAATATTGCTCAG GTGCTGGCAGAGTTGAAGGAGTATGCCACTGAGGTGGATGTGGACTTTGTGCGTAAAGCGGTCAGAGCCATTGGCCGCTGTGCCATCAAAGTTGAG CAATCAGCCGAGCGCTGTGTCAGCACACTGCTAGACCTCATCCAGACTAAGGTCAACTATGTGGTGCAAGAGGCCATTGTGGTCATCAAGGACATCTTCCGCAAGTACCCTAACAA GTACGAGAGTGTGATTGCCACTCTGTGTGAAAATCTGGACTCTCTGGATGAGCCGGAGGCGCGTGCCGCCATGATCTGGATTGTAGGAGAGTACGCCGAGCGCATCGACAATGCTGATGAGCTGCTGGAGAGCTTTTTGGAGGGTTTCCATGATGAAAGCACTCAG GTGCAGTTGCAGCTCCTGACTGCAATCGTCAAATTGTTCCTGAAAAAGCCAACGGAGACCCAAGAGCTGGTGCAGCAGGTGCTAAGCCTAGCCACACAG gactctgaTAACCCAGACCTAAGAGACCGAGGCTACATCTACTGGCGTCTGCTCTCGACAGACCCTGTGGCTGCCAAAGAGGTGGTTCTGGCTGAGAAGCCGCTGATCTCTGAGGAGACAGATCTGATTGAGCCTACACTGCTGGAGGAACTTATCTGCCACATTGGTACTCTGGCCTCTGTCTACCACAAGCCACCCAGTGCCTTTGTTGAGGGCAGCCGCGGAGTTCAGCACAAGAGACTCCCTGGCAGTACTGAATC tGGGGAGAGTGAGAGCCCTGACAcagcttctgctgctgcagtttcTGATGCCCCTCCGGCTGTCATCCCATCCCAGGGAGACCTGCTGGGAGATCTTCTCAATCTCGACCTGACACCTCCCACCACCACTggaccaccaccaccagcctcTAGTGGCATGCAAATGGGTGCTATGGACCTTCTTGGAGGAGGACTTGACAGCCTG ATGGGGGATGAGTCTGAGCCG CCACCCATTCCCCTGCGGATGGACACTCCTCAGTCACCTCAGCTCCCACATCAATCCCCATCGCCCCCAGATTACAGCCCCACTGAG CTTGGAGGAGACCTTGGTGGAAGTCCTGCT ATTGGGGCTGGTTTTGGTGCTCCCCCAGCTGCAATGCCAGCCTCTTTCAGTGCCCCTGTCAGCGGCGGTCTGGATGACCTGTTTGATCTCGGAGGTGGAGTTGGTATGCCTATGGGAGCCTACAGCGCCCCCAAAACT GTTTGGCTTCCAGCTATGAAGGCCAAGGGCTTGGAGATATCAGGCACTTTCGCCCGCCGATCTGGGGTCATCCAAATGGAGATGACCCTCACCAATAAAGCTATGAGTGTCATGACTGATTTTGCTATACAGTTTAACAGAAACAG CTTTGGTCTCGCTCCAGCTGGTCCACTGCAGGTTCTGACTCCTCTAAACCCAAACCAGAGTATTGAAGTGACTCTTCCCCTCAATACTGTGGGACCTGTCATGAAGATGGAGCCTCTTAACAACTTGCAG GTGGCTGTTAAGAACAACATTGACGTATTCTACTTCAGCTGCCAGTACCCCATCAGCATGCTGTTTGTAGAGGACGGGAAGATGG AGCGGCAAGTTTTTCTTGCTACATGGAAAGACATTCCTAATGACAATGAGGCCCAGTTTCAGATCAAAGACTGTCATCTCAGCTCAG ATGCAGCATCCAACAAACTGCAGGGTAGCAACATCTTCACCATAGCCAAGCGCACAGTGGACGGTCAGGACATGCTGTATCAGTCCATGAAGCTCACCAATGGCATCTGGGTGCTGGCTGAGATGAGGGTGCAGGCAGGaaacccagtctacaca